The Arthrobacter russicus genome has a segment encoding these proteins:
- a CDS encoding MazG nucleotide pyrophosphohydrolase domain-containing protein — protein sequence MPQGPMPDGFDRLVAVIAALREHCPWMAALSHESLIEYLIEETYEVVEAVETGLPPDELRGELGDVLLQVVLHARLAEEQGQFGIADVVEGLTRKMIRRNPHVFRADGSLQDEFPASVAEIVAKWQQVKAAENPERGRFEGIPASLPALALAQKTLRRAGGVAAAGEVTETELGDALFELLRANPELDAERALRGAVRRFQAEHAG from the coding sequence ATGCCGCAGGGACCCATGCCGGACGGTTTCGACCGCTTGGTGGCTGTGATCGCCGCGTTGCGCGAACACTGCCCGTGGATGGCGGCATTGAGCCATGAGTCCCTGATCGAGTACTTGATCGAGGAGACCTACGAGGTGGTCGAAGCCGTGGAAACCGGTTTGCCGCCGGACGAGCTCCGCGGCGAACTCGGCGACGTCCTGCTGCAAGTGGTACTGCACGCCCGGCTCGCCGAGGAGCAGGGGCAGTTCGGCATCGCCGACGTGGTCGAGGGACTCACCCGGAAGATGATCCGGCGCAATCCGCATGTGTTCCGCGCCGATGGCAGCCTGCAGGATGAGTTCCCCGCCTCGGTCGCCGAGATTGTGGCGAAGTGGCAACAGGTCAAGGCCGCCGAGAATCCGGAGCGGGGACGCTTCGAGGGGATCCCGGCGTCCTTGCCGGCGCTTGCCCTGGCGCAGAAGACGCTGCGCCGGGCCGGGGGAGTTGCGGCCGCCGGCGAGGTTACCGAGACCGAGTTGGGCGATGCGCTGTTCGAGTTGCTCCGGGCCAATCCCGAGCTGGACGCGGAACGGGCGCTGCGCGGTGCGGTCCGCAGGTTCCAGGCCGAGCATGCCGGCTGA
- a CDS encoding thymidine phosphorylase, giving the protein MSEPFDTVDIIRTKRDRGVLSPEQIAWTIDAYTRGFIAEEQMAALNMAILLNGMNREEIAQWTAAMIASGERMDFSALRPAPGGPTDANGNKPTSDKHSTGGVGDKITLPLAPLVAVFGVAVPQLSGRGLGHTGGTLDKLEAIPGWRAALSNADMMAQLQDVGAVICAAGSGLAPADKKIYALRDVTGTVEAIPLIASSIMSKKIAEGTGSLVLDVKVGSGAFMKDLEQARELARTMVALGTDAGVKTVALLTDMSTPLGLTAGNAIEVEESVEVLAGGGPQDVVELTVRLAEEMLAAAGVSGADPAAALRDGRAMDVWRRMIRAQGGDPDAALPVAKESEVVYAPADGVLVGLDALSVGVAAWRLGAGRARKEDLVQAGAGVRLHAKPGATVKAGEPLMTLLTDTPERFERAKEALADAVLIAPEGARPANQLIMDRIA; this is encoded by the coding sequence ATGAGCGAGCCCTTCGACACGGTGGACATCATCCGGACCAAGCGGGACCGGGGGGTGCTGAGCCCGGAACAGATCGCCTGGACCATCGACGCCTACACCCGCGGATTCATCGCCGAAGAACAGATGGCCGCGCTGAACATGGCGATTCTGCTCAACGGCATGAACCGGGAAGAGATCGCGCAATGGACCGCGGCGATGATCGCCTCGGGCGAGCGGATGGACTTCTCCGCGTTGCGGCCGGCACCGGGTGGGCCGACCGACGCGAACGGCAACAAGCCGACGTCGGACAAGCACTCCACCGGTGGTGTGGGCGACAAAATCACCCTGCCGCTGGCCCCGCTGGTGGCAGTCTTCGGGGTTGCCGTACCGCAGCTCTCCGGTCGCGGGCTGGGCCACACCGGGGGCACCCTGGACAAACTCGAAGCAATTCCGGGTTGGCGGGCGGCATTGTCCAATGCGGACATGATGGCGCAATTGCAGGACGTCGGCGCGGTGATCTGCGCCGCCGGATCCGGCTTGGCCCCGGCGGACAAGAAAATCTACGCGTTGCGCGACGTGACCGGGACCGTGGAAGCGATCCCGCTGATCGCTTCTTCGATCATGAGCAAGAAGATCGCCGAAGGCACCGGTTCCCTGGTGCTCGACGTCAAGGTCGGCTCCGGCGCCTTCATGAAGGATCTGGAACAGGCCCGGGAACTCGCCCGGACCATGGTGGCGCTGGGCACCGATGCCGGGGTGAAGACCGTGGCCCTGCTGACCGACATGTCCACACCGCTCGGCTTGACCGCAGGCAATGCGATCGAGGTCGAGGAGTCGGTCGAGGTGCTGGCCGGCGGCGGGCCGCAGGACGTGGTCGAACTGACCGTCCGGTTGGCCGAGGAGATGCTCGCCGCGGCCGGAGTGTCCGGGGCGGATCCGGCCGCTGCATTGCGCGACGGGCGCGCCATGGACGTCTGGCGCCGGATGATCCGGGCGCAAGGCGGCGACCCTGACGCAGCGCTCCCGGTGGCCAAGGAATCCGAAGTGGTCTATGCCCCGGCCGACGGGGTGCTGGTGGGTTTGGACGCGCTCAGCGTGGGCGTGGCGGCGTGGCGGCTGGGTGCCGGACGGGCGCGCAAGGAAGACCTGGTGCAGGCCGGTGCCGGGGTCCGATTGCATGCCAAACCCGGTGCCACGGTCAAAGCCGGGGAACCGTTGATGACCTTGCTGACGGACACTCCGGAACGCTTCGAAAGGGCCAAAGAAGCCCTGGCCGACGCCGTGCTGATCGCGCCCGAGGGTGCCCGGCCGGCCAATCAACTGATCATGGACCGGATCGCCTGA
- a CDS encoding DUF501 domain-containing protein, which yields MSSAQTPTAADLDTLSLQLGRPVRDVVAISARCVCGNPLVAATAPRLSNGIPFPTTFYLTHPVVTAAVSRIEADGEMNRMNDRLAADPELAAAHRRAHEAYLAARAEIGARAGTGPVPEIDGISAGGMPERVKCLHVLVGHALAAGPGSNPLGDETLQLIAPWWTAERCSCAGAWDIAAEVPSRDLSRHVRRQNQGYSVLNRDSEPGRDGA from the coding sequence GTGAGCAGTGCCCAGACGCCTACTGCTGCGGACTTGGATACGTTGAGTTTGCAGTTGGGCCGCCCGGTCCGCGATGTGGTGGCGATTTCGGCTCGCTGCGTCTGCGGCAATCCGCTGGTCGCCGCGACTGCGCCGCGGCTGAGCAACGGCATTCCATTCCCGACCACGTTCTACCTCACCCACCCGGTGGTCACCGCGGCGGTGTCCCGGATCGAGGCCGATGGCGAAATGAACCGGATGAACGACCGCCTGGCCGCGGATCCGGAGCTGGCCGCAGCACACCGGCGGGCCCATGAAGCCTATCTCGCGGCCCGGGCGGAAATCGGTGCGCGGGCCGGCACCGGCCCGGTGCCGGAGATCGACGGGATTTCCGCCGGCGGGATGCCCGAACGGGTCAAATGCCTGCATGTCCTGGTCGGGCACGCCTTGGCTGCCGGACCGGGCAGCAACCCGCTGGGCGACGAAACGCTGCAGTTGATCGCGCCATGGTGGACTGCCGAGCGCTGCTCCTGCGCGGGTGCTTGGGACATCGCTGCGGAAGTACCGAGCCGTGATTTGAGCCGGCATGTCCGCAGGCAGAACCAGGGTTATTCGGTGCTGAACCGGGATTCCGAACCGGGCAGGGACGGCGCATGA
- the eno gene encoding phosphopyruvate hydratase, with product MAIIDAIHAREILDSRGNPTVEVEVGLDDGSVGRAAVPSGASTGAFEAVEKRDGDKERYQGKGVLDAVDAVIDTIAPALLGFDATDQRLIDQTMIDLDGTANKGKLGANAILGVSLAVASAAADSADLPLYRYLGGPNAHVLPVPLMNILNGGSHADSDVDIQEFMVVPLGAPSFGEALRWGAEVYHELKKVLNEKGLSTGLGDEGGFAPNLPSNRAALDLILEAIKRAGYTPGTDIALALDVASSEFFKDGAYQFEGQSKSAAEMSAYYAELVRDYPLVSIEDPLDEDDWEGWKTLTDEIGDQVQIVGDDLFVTNPERLQRGIDSRTANSLLVKVNQIGSLTETLDAVSLAQRNGYTTITSHRSGETEDTTIADIAVATNAGQIKTGAPARSDRVAKYNQLLRIEEDLGDAARYAGTRAFPRFTAK from the coding sequence ATGGCCATCATTGACGCCATCCATGCCCGTGAAATTCTGGATTCCCGTGGCAACCCCACGGTCGAGGTCGAGGTAGGGCTCGACGACGGTTCGGTGGGCCGCGCCGCAGTTCCCTCCGGTGCTTCCACCGGGGCGTTCGAAGCGGTCGAAAAGCGCGACGGCGACAAAGAGCGCTACCAGGGCAAGGGCGTATTGGACGCGGTGGACGCGGTAATCGACACCATCGCCCCGGCGTTGCTAGGGTTCGACGCCACGGACCAGCGTTTGATCGACCAGACCATGATCGATCTGGACGGCACCGCGAACAAGGGCAAGTTGGGCGCCAACGCGATCCTCGGCGTCTCGCTCGCCGTGGCCAGCGCAGCTGCCGACTCCGCCGACCTGCCGCTGTACCGCTACCTGGGCGGGCCGAACGCCCACGTGCTGCCGGTCCCCTTGATGAACATCCTGAACGGCGGTTCGCACGCGGATTCCGACGTCGACATCCAGGAATTCATGGTGGTCCCGCTGGGCGCGCCCAGCTTCGGCGAAGCCCTGCGTTGGGGTGCCGAGGTCTACCACGAGCTCAAGAAGGTGCTCAACGAAAAGGGCCTCTCCACCGGCTTGGGCGATGAGGGCGGGTTCGCGCCGAACCTGCCGTCCAACCGGGCAGCGCTGGACCTGATCCTGGAAGCGATCAAGCGCGCCGGCTACACCCCCGGAACCGACATCGCGCTGGCCCTGGACGTCGCTTCGAGCGAATTCTTCAAGGACGGCGCCTACCAGTTCGAAGGGCAGAGCAAGAGCGCGGCCGAAATGAGCGCGTACTACGCCGAACTGGTCCGGGACTACCCGTTGGTTTCCATCGAAGATCCGTTGGACGAGGACGACTGGGAAGGCTGGAAGACGCTGACCGACGAAATCGGCGATCAGGTCCAGATCGTCGGCGACGACTTGTTCGTGACCAACCCGGAGCGGCTGCAGCGCGGCATCGACAGCCGCACCGCCAACTCGCTCCTGGTCAAGGTGAACCAGATCGGATCGCTGACCGAGACCCTGGACGCGGTTTCGCTCGCCCAGCGCAACGGCTACACCACGATCACCTCGCACCGTTCCGGCGAAACCGAGGACACCACGATCGCGGACATCGCGGTGGCGACCAATGCCGGGCAGATCAAGACCGGCGCACCGGCCCGATCCGACCGGGTGGCCAAATACAACCAGCTGCTGCGGATCGAAGAAGACCTCGGAGACGCCGCGCGTTACGCGGGGACGCGGGCTTTTCCGCGTTTCACGGCCAAATAG
- a CDS encoding ABC transporter permease, with amino-acid sequence MSEPKPEPKPEPKDSVLKQIFSGNALVSVLAIVLAVVIGGILMAVTNPKVGVAAGYFFSRPSDLISEVLKPYTALVQGSIFNWAGADFAAKIYPITETLTVATPLICAGLGVALAFRAGLFNIGAQGQIILGALFGAYVGFTWHLPWGLHLLLVIVAGLVGGAVWGGVVGLLKARTGAHEVIVTIMLNYVANFLLMYLLTLPAFQRPGSTNPISPFLDETALFPLLLGPQFRLHAGFLLAIVATVFVWWLLNRSTVGFEFRAVGANPKAARTAGISVSRSVILVMAIAGALAGLAGVAQVSGTEKYISGGVAASIGFDAITVALLGRSTPWGTFFAGLLFGAFRAGGVVMQAQTGTPIDIVLVIQSLIVLFIAAPPLVRAVFGMNRKKNRNKAGSNPAETSLTSGASV; translated from the coding sequence ATGTCTGAGCCCAAACCCGAACCCAAACCCGAGCCCAAAGACTCCGTACTGAAGCAGATTTTCAGCGGGAACGCCTTGGTGTCCGTGCTCGCGATCGTGCTTGCCGTGGTGATCGGCGGAATCCTGATGGCGGTGACCAACCCCAAGGTCGGTGTCGCCGCCGGATATTTCTTCTCCCGGCCCTCCGACCTGATCTCCGAAGTGCTCAAGCCGTACACCGCATTGGTCCAAGGCAGCATCTTCAACTGGGCGGGCGCCGATTTCGCGGCCAAGATCTACCCGATCACCGAAACGCTCACCGTCGCCACCCCATTGATCTGTGCCGGCCTGGGCGTGGCGCTGGCCTTCCGGGCCGGACTGTTCAACATCGGCGCGCAAGGCCAGATCATCCTGGGTGCGCTGTTCGGGGCCTATGTCGGCTTCACCTGGCACCTGCCCTGGGGGCTGCACCTGCTGCTGGTGATCGTCGCGGGCCTGGTCGGCGGCGCAGTCTGGGGCGGTGTGGTCGGCCTATTGAAGGCGCGGACCGGCGCGCATGAAGTGATCGTGACGATCATGCTCAACTACGTCGCGAATTTCCTGTTGATGTACCTGCTCACCCTGCCGGCCTTCCAGCGGCCCGGCTCGACCAACCCGATTTCGCCGTTCCTGGACGAGACCGCGTTGTTCCCGCTGCTCCTGGGGCCGCAGTTCCGGTTGCATGCCGGCTTCCTGCTGGCCATTGTGGCCACGGTTTTCGTCTGGTGGCTGCTCAACCGTTCGACCGTGGGCTTCGAGTTCCGCGCGGTCGGGGCAAATCCGAAAGCCGCCCGGACCGCCGGGATCAGCGTCTCGCGCAGCGTCATCCTGGTGATGGCGATTGCCGGGGCCCTGGCCGGTCTGGCCGGGGTAGCGCAGGTTTCCGGCACCGAGAAATACATTTCCGGCGGAGTCGCCGCCTCGATCGGCTTCGATGCGATCACGGTGGCCCTGCTGGGCCGTTCGACGCCGTGGGGGACGTTCTTCGCAGGCCTGCTGTTCGGCGCCTTCCGTGCCGGCGGTGTGGTGATGCAGGCACAAACCGGCACCCCGATCGACATCGTCCTGGTGATCCAGTCCTTGATCGTGCTCTTCATCGCGGCCCCGCCGCTGGTCCGCGCGGTCTTCGGCATGAACCGGAAAAAGAACCGCAACAAAGCGGGGAGCAATCCCGCTGAAACTTCTCTGACGAGCGGAGCAAGCGTATGA
- a CDS encoding DedA family protein, which yields MDFIELFRGLNEMIAHSASQWWVIPLVTLFCLIDGFFLFLPSETAIVALAAVSLSTGEPNVWLLMAGGAIGAIIGDNIAYRMGRGIGTAGFKWMRRPKVAKAFEWARMELDKRGAVLILTARYIPVGRVAVNFTAGATQYPWRKFAVVDAIACVTWAAYGVGIGTFAGSWIKDNHLLGVGIAIVFAIVIGFIVDHLMKLLHKWLDKRSQKAAAEKAASLPAEPAEAPDAPVVPLPGSEPSPRTP from the coding sequence GTGGACTTCATAGAACTGTTTCGCGGTCTCAATGAGATGATCGCCCATTCGGCCAGCCAATGGTGGGTCATCCCGTTGGTGACGCTGTTCTGCTTGATCGACGGATTCTTCCTTTTCCTGCCCAGCGAAACCGCGATCGTGGCCTTGGCCGCAGTGTCCTTGAGCACGGGGGAGCCGAACGTCTGGCTGCTCATGGCCGGCGGCGCGATCGGTGCAATCATCGGCGACAACATCGCGTACCGGATGGGCCGGGGGATCGGCACCGCCGGATTCAAGTGGATGCGCCGGCCCAAGGTGGCCAAGGCTTTCGAATGGGCCAGGATGGAACTGGACAAGCGCGGCGCGGTGCTCATCCTGACCGCCCGTTACATTCCGGTGGGCCGGGTGGCGGTGAATTTCACCGCCGGCGCCACCCAGTACCCGTGGCGCAAATTCGCGGTGGTGGACGCGATTGCCTGCGTCACCTGGGCCGCCTACGGCGTCGGCATCGGGACTTTCGCCGGAAGCTGGATCAAGGACAACCACCTGCTCGGCGTCGGCATCGCCATCGTCTTCGCGATCGTCATCGGATTCATCGTGGACCACCTGATGAAACTGCTGCACAAGTGGCTGGACAAGCGCTCGCAGAAGGCTGCGGCGGAAAAGGCCGCAAGCCTGCCCGCCGAACCGGCGGAGGCCCCGGATGCCCCGGTGGTTCCGCTCCCGGGCAGCGAACCCAGCCCCCGGACCCCCTAA
- a CDS encoding adenosine deaminase produces the protein MTTEAFANPVSADVPFDIRSLPKVSLHDHLDGGLRPATIIELAEEIGHQLPSTDPVALGAWFRDSADSGSLVRYLETFDHTVAVMQTRAGLQRVAREFVEDLADDGVVYGEVRWAPEQHLAKGLSLDETVEAVQAGIEEAIAAVEESGRHIQVGQLITAMRHADRGQEIAELAVRFRDRGAVGFDIAGAEDGFLPSRFAGAFTYLAEQNFPTTIHAGEAAGLESIQSALVDGRALRLGHGVRIAEDIEVEFSPDEANEADLGMVTLGHLSSWVRDRGIALELCPSSNLQTGAIAAWGDSVEQHPIDLLFQTGFRVTVNTDNRLMSGVTLSSEFELLVEAFEYDLDDLLALTLNAAEAAFLPLEEREALVDYITEAYTALR, from the coding sequence GTGACTACCGAAGCGTTTGCAAACCCAGTTTCCGCCGATGTGCCGTTCGACATCCGCAGCTTGCCGAAGGTCTCGCTGCACGACCACTTGGACGGCGGCCTCCGCCCGGCCACGATCATCGAGCTGGCCGAAGAGATCGGCCACCAGCTGCCCTCGACCGATCCGGTGGCGCTGGGCGCCTGGTTCCGGGACTCGGCGGATTCCGGGTCGCTGGTGCGTTACTTGGAGACCTTCGACCACACGGTCGCCGTGATGCAGACCCGTGCTGGCCTGCAGCGGGTGGCCCGCGAGTTCGTCGAAGACCTGGCCGACGACGGCGTGGTCTACGGCGAGGTGCGCTGGGCTCCAGAGCAGCACCTGGCCAAGGGGCTGAGCCTCGACGAGACGGTCGAAGCCGTGCAGGCCGGGATCGAAGAAGCGATCGCCGCGGTCGAGGAGAGCGGCCGGCACATCCAGGTGGGCCAGCTGATCACCGCGATGCGCCATGCCGACCGGGGCCAGGAGATCGCCGAGCTCGCCGTCCGGTTCCGGGACCGCGGTGCAGTCGGCTTCGATATCGCCGGGGCCGAGGACGGTTTCCTGCCGTCGCGGTTCGCCGGGGCTTTCACCTATCTTGCGGAACAGAACTTCCCGACCACGATCCACGCCGGCGAGGCCGCCGGGTTGGAAAGCATCCAATCCGCGCTGGTCGACGGCCGTGCGCTGCGCTTGGGCCACGGCGTGCGGATCGCCGAAGACATCGAGGTCGAGTTCAGCCCCGATGAAGCGAACGAAGCCGATCTCGGCATGGTGACTCTGGGCCATCTCTCGTCCTGGGTGCGGGACCGGGGGATTGCGCTCGAGCTCTGCCCGTCGTCGAACCTGCAGACCGGAGCGATCGCGGCTTGGGGCGATTCGGTCGAGCAGCACCCCATCGACTTGCTGTTCCAAACCGGGTTCCGGGTCACCGTGAACACCGACAACCGGTTGATGAGCGGAGTGACGCTGAGCAGCGAATTCGAGCTGTTGGTGGAGGCCTTCGAATACGACCTCGACGATTTGCTCGCCCTGACGCTCAACGCCGCCGAGGCCGCGTTCCTGCCCTTGGAAGAGCGCGAAGCGCTGGTCGACTACATCACCGAGGCTTACACGGCGCTGCGCTGA
- a CDS encoding cytidine deaminase → MSAGTGGAVDWAALRSAATAAMQRAYAPYSSFPVGAAALTEDGRIVSGCNVENASYGLTLCAECTMVGALQMSGGGKLRAFFCVDGAGQVLMPCGRCRQLLYEHRGSRLELMTASGVKTMDEVLPDAFGPEHLSD, encoded by the coding sequence ATGTCGGCCGGGACCGGCGGAGCGGTCGATTGGGCTGCGCTGCGGAGTGCGGCGACCGCCGCGATGCAGCGCGCGTATGCCCCGTATTCCTCGTTCCCGGTGGGCGCTGCGGCGCTCACCGAGGACGGCCGGATCGTCTCCGGCTGCAATGTGGAAAACGCTTCGTACGGGTTGACGCTGTGTGCTGAATGCACCATGGTCGGCGCATTGCAGATGAGCGGAGGCGGCAAGCTCCGGGCGTTTTTCTGCGTCGACGGGGCCGGCCAGGTGCTGATGCCCTGCGGCCGGTGCCGCCAGCTGCTCTACGAACACCGGGGCAGCCGTCTGGAATTGATGACGGCATCCGGTGTGAAGACCATGGACGAAGTGCTGCCGGATGCCTTCGGCCCGGAACACCTGAGCGACTGA
- a CDS encoding PadR family transcriptional regulator: MRNHEDQHRSHHDPRRMGPEGHREDRRNRRDEGFGPDFPGGRRGPHRGRGRGAGFGPGFGPGFGGGRAQKGDVRNAILSRLSDSSYNGYGLMKAIALHSDGAWRPSPGSVYPALSGLQAEGLIVSVGEGRRSEFELSEAGRAYVAEHQEELAAVWEEVREEAGAAQDLRLSIGKLMGAVQQISADGTEDQLRTVTASLDEARRTIYKLLSE, from the coding sequence ATGAGAAACCATGAAGACCAACATCGCAGCCATCATGATCCACGTCGGATGGGTCCGGAGGGCCATCGAGAAGACCGTCGCAACCGGCGGGACGAAGGCTTCGGCCCGGACTTCCCCGGCGGCCGTCGCGGCCCGCACCGCGGACGCGGCCGAGGCGCCGGATTCGGCCCCGGCTTCGGTCCCGGATTCGGCGGTGGACGGGCCCAGAAAGGGGACGTCCGGAACGCGATCCTTTCCCGGCTGAGCGATTCCAGCTACAACGGCTACGGCCTGATGAAAGCCATCGCCCTACATTCGGACGGCGCCTGGCGGCCCAGCCCGGGCTCGGTCTACCCCGCCTTGTCCGGCTTGCAGGCCGAAGGCCTGATCGTTTCGGTCGGTGAAGGCCGGCGCAGCGAATTCGAACTCAGCGAGGCCGGCCGCGCCTATGTGGCCGAGCACCAGGAAGAGCTCGCCGCAGTCTGGGAAGAAGTCCGCGAAGAAGCCGGCGCAGCGCAGGATCTGCGCCTGAGCATCGGCAAACTGATGGGTGCCGTGCAGCAGATCAGCGCCGACGGCACCGAAGACCAACTGCGCACCGTGACCGCTTCCTTGGACGAAGCCCGGCGCACCATCTACAAACTGCTTTCCGAGTAA
- a CDS encoding ABC transporter permease: MSAVTETPGTPQAGPSLGRTGKAMDPELVSWKAGIGLGLLALLALLLFGFASSEKTAGFRISESTDGAASAVATVTFFVAVVASLALSALVYNRKRAGQATPRWFWPLAAALLLLAVVGLLGMAKVDVISVPSGIFGWTAALLLCLLALYAIWLTTQKQRTPAWLGGTFAVVFVLGFMVWIVGGGRDDLPSISLSGLLGGAVTLAVPLVFGSLSGVLSERVGVVNIAIEGQLLFGAFSAAVVGTITGNPFVGLIAAAFAGALVSLVLALVSIKYLVNQIIVGVVLNVLVSGLTSFLFSTVLTANPERFNKPPRLGPIAIPFLSDIPVIGPILFRQSIVGYLMYLAVIVVYVGLYHTKWGLRVRAVGEHPQAADTVGINVNRTRFWNVLLGGAVAGIGGSFFTLVAVDSFSKDMSGGRGYIALAALIFGRWNPIGAFLAALLFGFADNLQQIISIIGSPVPGQFMAMLPYVLTIIAVAGLVGRSRPPAASGEPYVKG, encoded by the coding sequence ATGAGCGCGGTGACCGAGACGCCCGGCACGCCGCAGGCCGGGCCGAGCCTGGGCAGAACCGGCAAAGCCATGGACCCGGAGTTGGTGAGCTGGAAGGCCGGCATCGGCCTCGGCTTGCTCGCTCTGCTGGCGTTGCTGCTGTTCGGCTTCGCGTCCAGCGAGAAGACCGCGGGCTTCCGGATCAGCGAGTCAACCGACGGCGCGGCCTCGGCGGTGGCCACGGTGACGTTCTTCGTCGCCGTGGTGGCCAGCTTGGCCCTGAGCGCGCTGGTCTACAACCGGAAACGGGCCGGCCAGGCGACGCCGCGCTGGTTCTGGCCGCTCGCCGCGGCCCTGCTGCTGCTCGCCGTCGTCGGCTTGCTCGGCATGGCTAAGGTCGACGTGATCAGCGTGCCCAGCGGCATCTTCGGCTGGACTGCCGCATTGCTGCTCTGCCTGCTCGCCCTGTATGCGATCTGGTTGACCACGCAGAAGCAACGGACGCCGGCCTGGCTGGGCGGTACTTTCGCGGTGGTCTTCGTGCTTGGCTTCATGGTCTGGATCGTCGGCGGCGGACGGGACGACCTGCCGTCGATCTCGCTTTCCGGCCTGCTCGGCGGCGCCGTGACCCTGGCCGTGCCCCTGGTGTTCGGTTCGCTCTCCGGCGTGCTGAGCGAACGCGTCGGCGTGGTCAACATCGCGATCGAGGGGCAGTTGCTCTTCGGCGCCTTCAGCGCCGCCGTGGTGGGGACGATCACCGGGAACCCCTTCGTGGGCTTGATCGCGGCCGCCTTCGCCGGTGCCTTGGTTTCCCTGGTCCTGGCCCTGGTGAGCATCAAGTACCTGGTGAACCAGATCATCGTCGGCGTGGTGCTCAACGTCCTGGTCTCCGGCCTCACCAGCTTCCTGTTCTCCACGGTGCTCACGGCCAACCCGGAAAGGTTCAACAAACCGCCGCGGCTCGGCCCGATCGCGATCCCGTTCCTTTCCGACATCCCGGTCATCGGACCGATCCTGTTCCGCCAGTCGATCGTCGGATACCTGATGTACCTCGCGGTGATCGTGGTCTACGTCGGCCTGTACCACACCAAGTGGGGGCTGCGCGTGCGGGCGGTCGGCGAGCATCCGCAGGCAGCGGACACCGTGGGCATCAATGTGAACCGGACCCGGTTCTGGAATGTGCTCCTGGGCGGCGCAGTGGCCGGCATCGGCGGCTCGTTCTTCACCTTGGTCGCGGTGGATTCGTTCAGCAAGGACATGTCCGGAGGCCGCGGTTACATCGCTTTGGCCGCGCTGATCTTCGGCCGTTGGAACCCGATCGGCGCTTTCCTGGCCGCACTGCTCTTCGGCTTCGCGGACAATCTGCAGCAGATCATCAGCATCATCGGATCCCCGGTTCCGGGCCAGTTCATGGCGATGCTGCCGTACGTCCTGACGATCATCGCGGTGGCCGGACTGGTGGGCCGGTCCAGACCGCCCGCGGCCAGCGGCGAACCGTATGTGAAAGGTTGA
- a CDS encoding FtsB family cell division protein, translated as MPSRRPPVPKGSVPKAAVPKASAGQTETARAKPAETAAAAAAGTGRGAAPRSKPAGASRGSKPAGLKAAAEPVAAKSFSGRLVALIVVLLAVTVMLTPSVNTFLQQRSEIAALRADIAAKQQQQQDLKDNLSKWSDPAYIKQQARDRVSMMMPGETGYWVYGGDAAPATPEQPGTSVNPEGLPWVDGLWQSITRSANE; from the coding sequence ATGCCCAGCCGACGCCCCCCAGTGCCCAAGGGGTCAGTGCCCAAAGCAGCGGTGCCCAAGGCATCGGCGGGGCAGACGGAAACCGCTCGGGCCAAGCCCGCGGAAACCGCTGCGGCGGCGGCCGCCGGCACGGGCCGCGGCGCAGCGCCCCGATCGAAGCCGGCCGGGGCGTCACGCGGTTCCAAACCGGCAGGTTTGAAAGCCGCCGCCGAGCCGGTCGCGGCAAAGTCTTTCTCCGGTCGTTTGGTGGCGCTGATCGTGGTCCTGCTCGCCGTGACCGTGATGCTCACCCCGTCGGTGAACACCTTTTTGCAGCAGCGCTCCGAGATCGCCGCGCTGCGAGCCGATATCGCGGCAAAGCAGCAACAGCAGCAGGACCTCAAGGACAACCTCTCGAAGTGGTCCGATCCGGCCTACATCAAACAGCAGGCGCGGGATCGGGTTAGCATGATGATGCCCGGTGAAACCGGCTATTGGGTTTATGGCGGCGACGCCGCGCCGGCGACGCCGGAACAACCCGGCACCAGCGTCAACCCCGAAGGCCTGCCCTGGGTGGACGGTTTATGGCAGTCGATCACCCGATCAGCCAACGAATGA
- a CDS encoding GNAT family N-acetyltransferase: MPAELFSAAGVSFRRAESADVAGVVVLLADDPLGRSRESLELAPYFAAFEAIDADPGQLLLVGESAGRVVATFQLSFIPGLARGGALRAQIEAVRVAESARGTGLGSAMIEWAIEEARRRGCALVQLTTDKSRVEAHHFYERLGFVASHEGMKLGL; this comes from the coding sequence ATGCCGGCTGAACTGTTCTCGGCAGCCGGGGTGTCCTTCCGGCGAGCGGAATCGGCCGACGTCGCCGGCGTAGTGGTGCTTTTGGCGGATGACCCGTTGGGCAGGAGCCGGGAGAGCTTGGAACTGGCGCCCTATTTTGCGGCGTTCGAAGCTATTGATGCCGACCCGGGCCAATTGCTGCTGGTCGGCGAATCGGCCGGCCGGGTAGTTGCCACATTTCAATTGAGCTTCATCCCCGGACTTGCCCGCGGCGGGGCGTTGCGGGCCCAGATCGAAGCCGTCCGGGTGGCCGAATCAGCGCGCGGAACCGGTTTGGGTTCGGCAATGATCGAGTGGGCCATCGAGGAGGCCCGGCGCCGGGGTTGTGCCCTGGTGCAGCTGACTACTGATAAATCCCGGGTCGAGGCCCATCATTTCTACGAACGGCTGGGTTTCGTGGCCAGCCACGAGGGCATGAAGCTCGGGCTCTGA